The following nucleotide sequence is from Megalops cyprinoides isolate fMegCyp1 chromosome 19, fMegCyp1.pri, whole genome shotgun sequence.
TGACAGGGCCTCTGTTTGCGGTGCTCTGAAATATCACTGTGATGTAATAGAAACAGGgccctggggggaggggtcatgGGGGTTGAATAGTGTGTGGAGTCAGATAGCTGGGCATTGGTTGGATGCCTTGTATGGACCAGATTCCAGTCTATTTCCTGCTGGCCTAGGCAAGGGCCACCATTGTTGAGGTCAGTAATGGGAAatgaagaaagggagagagcaaCAGATATTAAAATAGGACATGATTTATCTGCCGTTTCTCAGGTAAAGACCTCCTCAGACCCTGCATAAGGGCTGGGAGTGCAACGTTTGCATTGAGCAGTAATAGTCGTTTTAgcttttcctctcattttcgTCTCATTGATGTTGATTATGATGTTGCTGCCTCTCTTATTTCATTCCAGCTTCCTTCCTTTGCACGGAGATCCAGTGTCCTCTCTGGGTTTCGGGAGATGTCCGTGGATGAGGACAGCCGCCCCAAACTAGACCCCATCCTGATGCAGaggtcacagacacagcactatCAGCTGAACAGCAAGAGGCACCACCAGTACCTACCAAATGCCCCAGAGAGCCAGATGGAGCAGCAGACCAATGGGAAAAAGAAATACTTCTACCAGCTCAACAGCAAAAAGCACCACCACTATCAGCCAGACCCCAAGATGTACGACGTGCAGTTTCAGAGAGCGaaggaggtcaaaggtcaggaagCCACCAATCACAGGCAGAGCCCCCCGCCTGCACCGCAGCAGAAGTGGGTCCCAAGCAAAGACTCGGTCTGCTCGAGCAAAGCGCACAGCGATCCCTCTTCGGAGCCACCGAAGCCGCAGGCCCCGCTGAGCGGCGCCGAGCCGGCTGCCGCCCCAGGCGCAGAGGACGCTGCCCTTCCCAGCGTCGTCAGCAGCAAGATGAAGATCatcaagaacaaaaacaagaacgGCCGGATCGTCATCGTCATGAGCAAGTACATGGAGAATGGCTCGCAGCCAGCCAAGGTCAAAAAGGTGGACACGAGGGGGATGGGGAAACCAGAGCAAggggacagcagagaggagagcccCTTTAACAGGACTAAAGGggtagagggagagaaggatgggCTCACGAAAGACACCAGCAGTGGGGTATGCTCTGCTGACTGTGGACGGGCTGGAATGCACCCCTCAGTGGAGCTGGGGAACTCTCCAAAGGAGGAGCCCAGTGTGCCGGAGCAGAACAAAACGGAGGAGGCTATGAGTCAAGTGGAGCTGCCTGAGgaccagcctctgcagctgacCACCAAGCCCAACCTGACCCCCTGGCCCTTCGAGATGGGCGTCCTGTCACGCCTGGACCAGCGGAGGAACCAGCCGGCCCCGAGCTTGCTACACCCCCGCAAACGGCCCTTCCCCGCACCGGAAGAGGGCAGGGTAGGGCGCAAAAGGTTTGCGGGGCCCAGGATCATCATCGCCCCCGGCGAcaccctccctctgccccaGGACAAACCTGTGGACCTCCATCTCCCCAGCGACCACCTCAGTGGTGGGCAGAGCTGTGACTCAAATCCTGAGGAACCAATTGACCTGAGCCTGGTGAAGCCGAGACCACAGGTGACTCCGCCCACCAAGGAGGTGGGGccagaaagggagagggaggagtcagaggcAAGGTCAGCTCAGGATGAAGAGACCCGCCTCCATTTTAAACCTTTCCTGGGGAACATTGTTATCACAGACGTCACGACAAACTGTCTCACTGTCACCTTTAAGGAGTACATCTCGGTTTAACAGTGACATGGCAGCAGAGAACTACTGATTTCCTGGAGGATTTGTACATAAACCCAGATTGAAATTTGtacatatgaaaaaatagaATTTATCATAAAGAGCAATGTAATTGTTACTGATGTTTTACACTCAAATGCTTCTTCAGTGCAGTAGATAAGCAAGAATCCGCATGTTTCCAAGATATTGCATTAAACAGAGTAACATCACACGGCTTTTAAAACTCCTGCTTCATCCAGCAAACTACTTTGTGGAATAGATGTGACTTTTATTATACAGCAGTTTATACCGAACTCGGACTACTAAGAGAACACACAGTGAACTTTGGAGATTCTTGAGTAGTTACTGACCTCTGATACTTCTAATAAGCCTTGCAGGCAATGCCTGTTTACAGCAGATATCAGGGCTCAGATTAAAAAGCACTTACATACAGTTCAATGTATACGAGTATGCCTTCTTCATCTGTATTGGGAGAGTTTTATATGATTTCCATTGGTCGGTTTCATTCTCGCTCTATAAATGGCGTTTCAACCAAAACGAGTTCCCGCGGGAGTTATTGTGtcacctctccttctctgagGGGAAAGCCAATGTCACGCTGAAGATAAGGAAGATATGAGCCTCGAAATGCATGCATAATAAAGAGGGCATACACACCCCCTTGTGGCACTGCCACACTCGGCTCAACCGAGCCACAAAAATGCTTCGGGGAATGGTGTTTTCTTTGGAGTGAACTGAGCTTCTTGTAATGCCACACATAATGAATACCAACAGAGTAGGAGTCAAAATGGAAGTCGCActattctgtttttctggtgGGGGTTGGCggatggggggcggggtggggtaGATTACTGCTTCAGCAGTAGATGatgttgttgttctgtttatcatttgttgtaaatgttgaaatagaTACTAGATGATCTGTATCGGTCGAATTCAATAAGCACGTTCTCAGACGCGATTTTCGCCCATGAGAGTCAGTGCCTTATGCTCcgattttgtttgtttgtaaggaCCTGAGTGTTTTTAGCATTACCACTACCGCTTCATTCAAGATCCATATACTGACAGGTTTTTTCACCATCTTGGTCATCTTTTCACCATCATTTTTGTGCGAAGGAAAAGTACTTCATTCAGTTGCGTAACGTGTGGGGGTTGGCAGAAtagttttttgtaatgtaatcatATGAAGATAACTTATTTTGACTGCTGCTAAgatatgtgcgtgcatgcatgtatgtacgcatgtgagtgtatataaaacaaacttttgttttttattacaaCTGCCGTAGATGCATACTTCTTCAATTTGGAAAGTCAACGCAAATAATGTGGCCATCCTGGAGTTTTTATAGTTGGCCACCTTACTTCATGTCAGGAGTCCAGAGGCTTAAGAGCCAAGCCCACGTCTTCCTCCTTTTCTGTTCATGAATATATGTTCCTCAAGTGGCTGTAATCTTTTTAAAGGAGGGGTGAGACAGCTGCCTCTGAAGTGTTTAAGGAATAAACAATAACGCACgttttcaaaatgacacaatgagGCCATCTGATTATGACAATGGCCCAATGCATTGTGGGTCATGATGGAACTCTAAATAACTGCCGCCTTGCTTCATTGACATAATGTGAAAAACCCTTAGCTAAAGGCAACGGAGTCTGAGAATCTGGATGGATGTGGGAATCTATTATATGAGGCCAATAATCTCAGTCCATTAGAACTTGCAAGGAGAAGAGGTGCGAATCAGAGCATTTGATCTTTATCCTGATCCTCAGTTGGTCCTTTACCATTGTTTTAGGCttgcttgtgtttcagtgttgcaGGAAATACGATTTCCAGAAGTAGAACTGCCTATTTTGCAGCTAGCTGATCAAAAACTGGACCTTTCAGCAAGCCTTGAAAAAAGCCTGTgaaattttcaaagaaatgtattAGTCTGATTTAACTGATTTTATTATTCAAAGCTATTCATGCAACCCTAATATCCgaggaggaaaaatgaaagtacGTTTTATACTGAAGGGAAGGGATCAGCAGGCGAACTAAATTATGTTGGCATTAGCTGCTATTAAGTCAGTTTGCAGCTGCATACTAACTAGGGAATCAACCTGTGTTAATCTTCACTTTCCATCGTGTTGCGTTCGCTCCCATGTGACTGATTTCACTTGCCCTGCACACGAGCAGAGGTTCAGTAATAGCTACAGCAGTAAtctcacttcctgctctgcagGTTCAGCGCTGCTTAAGACTCAACAGCCTCTGTCGCTCTCCCTTTCAACAGACGTAAACCATTTTTCACGCTTACGCACTAGATTACAATGTCATTGGTGTATACTGCTTTACATTGATACACATTAGTATACACTGTTATACACTAGTATATACCGACATGCACTGTTATTCAGATTTTTATGTATTCCCATACTGCAACTCAGAATCATGCAGCTTTTGTCAGTGGAACCTCCCAGTCCCAGTCCCAATGTAATCACAGTTATAAAAGTgatatgaatataataaaaatattagtagtagtaacatTACTAATGCTGATATGTATGGTAATGGTTGTAATGGTTGTAGTTACAAAGTGGTTTTCTTAAAGGACTTTACAGATGGTGATATCATCCATAGTTGTGGGTGGAACAGCATGGTTCCTTAAATGCATCAGTGGGATTCATCTCTTACAGACAGCCGTGTCTCACACAGACCTgtctacacacacagaggtaacTCACCTTGCATCCTACAGTGGCACGTCTCCCAGTGCAAGTGACTGCATTTCCTAGGAGACGGTGCTTCCTGTACCCCAttccatctttattttttaagaattgCACAGAGCTGGATAGCATCTTAAAGCTACCAAATTTCAGAGGTACTTTGGATTATGTACTAATCGTACataatttgtctttcataatatatatttgaaatatttttttgaaaaaatttttttttatggaagtGTCTTCACTTAACAGTGGAGAAAAGGGAATCACCAGCACATAAATCACCAGGACATAAATTATGAAGATAAACAGATACTGTCTTCGCTGCATGTTATGTATAATTAAACGTGTTTGCTCACATTAGAGGTTTCATATTATAGTGTTAGAATCCCAGGGGAGGTTTTGAATGCACTAACAAAAACTTCATTTAGAATGCGATCAAGGAGACATATAATACTTTaaggcatttaaaaagcaacatttatATCCAACCCAGCACTCTCCCAGAATTACAGACATTTAGTTAGCAGTTCCAGACATTTTTCTCAGCTGGTAATTATGCACTGGTAATGAACATAATAAGCCAGGGAAAGCTTTCATTCTAGGCCACGGGTAAGCAAGCTCAGTCCTGGAGTGCCAGGGATGTTTCTGGTTTCTGTTCCTTCTGAGCTCCTAACCATCACTGATAGAGAACACAGGCCAAACCAAAACCTCACTCTATGAAATACAGACCTTGCTGGTCATTGATGAGGTTTTCATTCATCGCAGACAGCTGAGATAAACGAACCGCAGTAGTACAGGAATTAAGTACCTTACATTTTGCATGATAAATGCAAATGTCTACACCTAATCTCCTTTTGCATAAATttacatatgttacatatttcaGTGGTAATTGCTCAAAAACTAGCAgtagaaataagaaataattacGTGGttaacagccaatcagcacagtCATGTTAAAACTGTACTGTCACTGTCCAACATGAACCAATCAGCGCAGTCATGTTAAAACTGAGCCGTCACTGTCCAGTGAGAATCAGTCTGCACTGTCGTGTTTTCTGGACAGACCTGTTCCTCAACTGCCTTAAATAGAAGTTTGGCTCACATTACATACTgttcacatgcaaacaaaacagtgtCCAGGAAGAAAACTTTGCCAGTGCGTTTGCCACAAACACCATGTGGCTACCCATTCTGCAGTTTTaacttttcattgtttcatgtaCGTACTATAGGTAGTGTGGTTAATGACCTCTCTCTAGTGACAAGCCTAATCCCTGCCTCAACGATGATGTAAGGAAACCAGAGGCTGATGCCAGATCAGTGATTTAGACGATGAGATGATTCAGAGATGAATCAGTATATTGATGAGTGGGCAGGGGGGTAGGGCAAGGGTCTGTCAAACTGTGCATGGTTTTGAGGTTAATCTTAATGGAAAAACCCCCATGAGATTTTTATTCAGGGTAAACTGAAAAACTTTTCGTGAAACCCAAGTGGGAAAAATCACTGGAATTCGTGGTGTTTGGTTCTGAAGGTATATCTTATGATTAACTTATTGTGGGTGagatataaatgtaaattccatTAGGAATAACGGGTAGTACTCAGGAGAAACATGCTGTTGGATTTAAATGATTACCTAACGGTCTAATCATGAAGaattacagtgttacagtgaaAAACTGATAGTGGTTTAACATGAGCCCCACGAAGAACTGACCgatcaatcaaaatgtatttgttatagtgcatttttttcagttgctctctcacagacagctgGATGGAATGCATCCAGATTGAATCGAAAGCCCGGACAACCCAGATCCATTTGAGGGAAAACTGagaaattattccctgaccccaagAAAAGGTGGTGGAGATACAACCACTGTAGCGAAAGGTGAGAGCAGacaccccacccggcctcgaacccggaTGGGGTGACCGCTCTCGCCCattgctacaaatggtgtcagaagtgggatggcttgccgcgaggccatcggaggcgtgcccagtgcgtgagccgtatgagggaccccaAGGTTCTGTTGTCCCTGttgtgtgagggaccccagagatgggtgaagcacagtgtgagggaccccagagatgggtgcagcatggtgtgagggaccccagagatgggtgaagcaccagtgagtggggcatcctgggatgggagaagtacggtgggAGATGCGCGAGGGAcgccttggtgcgtgaagcgcgTGGGCgcacttcccgaaggggagggcagtgtgacggagtgccgtcactacggttgagtatgcactctgactgccataccaacgagcttggctctttggcgtcgcggtcaaagtcgcatggcCGGGTGGGctgactgctctcgcccttcgctacaaccACAAAAGGGTGACATACAGCACGAGCAGTGGAACAGAAAGGCATGCAATCCTCAGGATAGTCAATTCGGTGGTTCAAACAGCGATTATGTCTcgttgcagcagtgtggcaaacCAAAGGCTGCAATGTCAATTCCCAGAGGCAGCCACTGCTTCAGTGCTGTTAAGCAAGGTACATAACTTGGATTGCCTCCAGCCAGCCAAATGACTCATATGTAAAAACTCTGTTATGccagtcactctgtataagagcaccTGCAAAGCAAATGTCATAATTGCCATAGTAGTGCAGAGTAGTGTAGAGTAGTGCCTCTACAGTGTAGAATGTTGTAGCCCTGGATGTGTTTACTGTAGTAGCCAACAAAGCATCACACCTTCTTTTGTATTCCAGTTGGACACGTGGTTTGGCAATGATATTGCTTGGCTTCCATTCATTGCTACTTGAATCtatagcaacaacaacaaaaacagcaagaaaaaagaatacacCGTCTAGTGGTAAAAGCGTTACTGCATtggtgaatgaatgagtgaatgaatgagtgaggaTGTGAGTGACCAAGTGAGTCACTGAGTCACCTCCTGATAAGAAAGGGTAAGCAGCCGTGAAGACACATGACAGCTATGACGGAGTTATATTCTTAccaataaaaatgaaggaaaacgTGCAGTACAGAAAGCTGTCCATGTGTGCTGTCTGGTGAGATGAAGATTCTAGCTATTCAGTGTCACAGTTTCTTTATAAGCATTGCTAGTCTCAGTTCTGGCTTCTGTCAGATCAAATAAAGCATGGACCTTCATCGCTCTGGTTTGACATTAATAAGCAGACATGTCACAGTGAAGTCTGCACCTTACTTGAATAACCAAAAGCACCACATaaaggagaaagagacactGCTGCCATAACGCTGTGACACTGCATCAAAGATTTCCACTTTTGTGTACTGTTGGTATTAAACTTCACCAGCTGAAACTCATTTTTACAGAACATTTCGGTCTGAATTTGAACCACCTAAGTAATTTTTATTTGCACTACTAGAGCAAATTACTCATACCACCAcaagaaaatggtgaaaaaaaattgctacaTTATGTGCCTTTCTAGAAACTGAGCAAACAGGGTATATAGGTTAGCTAGCTGTAAAGACCTGGTGGAAAGtaaatttataattttaatacAGTCAACTGTATCATACACAATCATAAGGTAGGACATCAGCAAAGCAGCTGACAAGTTTCGGATATCCAGTCTGGGGCTCTAAGCTGTAAATCATTATGCTCATGTACGTCTTAAAGCTACAGCAATTAGAAACTACATTGGTATGCACTTACCTGAAGGAGG
It contains:
- the LOC118795103 gene encoding E3 SUMO-protein ligase CBX4-like, whose protein sequence is MELPAAGEHVFAVESIEKKRIRKGKIEYLVKWTGWSSKYNTWEPEENILDPRLLVAFQNRERQEQLMGYRKRGPKPKHLFVQLPSFARRSSVLSGFREMSVDEDSRPKLDPILMQRSQTQHYQLNSKRHHQYLPNAPESQMEQQTNGKKKYFYQLNSKKHHHYQPDPKMYDVQFQRAKEVKGQEATNHRQSPPPAPQQKWVPSKDSVCSSKAHSDPSSEPPKPQAPLSGAEPAAAPGAEDAALPSVVSSKMKIIKNKNKNGRIVIVMSKYMENGSQPAKVKKVDTRGMGKPEQGDSREESPFNRTKGVEGEKDGLTKDTSSGVCSADCGRAGMHPSVELGNSPKEEPSVPEQNKTEEAMSQVELPEDQPLQLTTKPNLTPWPFEMGVLSRLDQRRNQPAPSLLHPRKRPFPAPEEGRVGRKRFAGPRIIIAPGDTLPLPQDKPVDLHLPSDHLSGGQSCDSNPEEPIDLSLVKPRPQVTPPTKEVGPEREREESEARSAQDEETRLHFKPFLGNIVITDVTTNCLTVTFKEYISV